The Moorena producens PAL-8-15-08-1 genomic interval GGAGCTTACCGCCTAGGAGGAGGACAAAACCTAGCAGGAGGAGAAAACGGCGCTAGTCGCCCCACCGTTACTCAAGCGATTCAAACCGCTGGCGGGATTAAACCCTCTGCTAATGTGCGACAAATTCAAGTGCGTCGTCCTACTCGCAATGGCACAGAACAGCTGATTAACATTAACCTCTGGAAATTATTACAAGAAGGAGACCTCAGCCAAGATTTGGCCTTGCAAAGGGGAGACACAGTGATTATTCCTGCTGTCACAGAAATCACTGCCGCAGAAGCTGCTCAAATTGCCTCCACTAACCTTTCTCCAAATATAATTCGCGTCAATGTTTCCGGAGAAGTTAAACAACCAGGAACAGTGGAAATCCCATCGAATACCACCCTTAATGAAGCCTTGCTTTCGGTAGGCGGGTTTAATGAGCGCTCAGAAGAAGTGGTGGAGCTAATTCGTTTTAATCCTGATGGTAGCCTAACCCGACGGGAAATCCAAGTCAATTTAAAGCAAGGACTTAATGACGAAACTAACCCTCTGCTATGGAACAACGATATTATCCTTGCTGGTCGCTCCCGCTCCGCCAGAATCACTGATACCCTCTCCAATATTCTCGGCCCAGTTTTACAAATTGTGCCTGCCTTACGTTTGTTGTTGGATTAGTATAGCGAGGGAACAGGGAATAGGGAATAGGGAATAGGGAATAGGGAGCAGGGAGCAGGGAGCAGGGAGCAGAAAATTTTTATTATTTATAGGTTCAATTTTTTTTTATTAACACTTAATTAGAGCGTTTTTCATAACTATAAGGTAAGCATTCAGCATTCAGCATTCAGCATTCAGCTATTAGCTATCAGTTATAAGCTGATACCAAATCCTGTTACCATACCACCCTTATCCCCATAATCCTATATTCATGTCATCAAAAGATTTGGTGGATTTTTATAAAGGGGTTTTGACAATCGGATTGGGTATTATGCACTACGGGCACGCTATTTGAATAAAATAAGCTGACGGCTGACAACTGACGGCTGAATGCTTACACTATAAGCTACACAGTATTTTTCCCTACTCCCTACTCCCTACTCCCTACTCCCTACTCCCTACTCCCTACTCCCTACTCCCTACTTCTGACTTGCGCTACCAACCAACTCTTATCTAGTCAACTTTTATATAGCGTTTATAGGACTCATGAGGTACACATTATTTTTTACCTCTTCCCACTTCCGACTTCACTATTCCCTGCTCCGAAGTCCCTGCTCCCTGCTCCCTAAAAACCATAAATTTGTACCTCACAAGTCGTAGAATTGCTATAGCATCTCTTTAATTAAACTGGAAACAAAACGCAATGATTAATAATATTTCTCCCTCTCCTCTGCCAGTTGCCAGTAATAACGGTAACTTTCCCCCTTTACCTCAAGGGTCACCATGGTTAGAACCAGACGATAGTGAATGGGATTTGCGCCTTTGGCTTACGGTGCTGGAACGGCGAGGACTAGTCATTGTCGGGGTAGCAGTGACAGGAATGTCCTTCATCATCCCGCAGACTTTAAATCAGGAGCCAATTTACGAAAGCAAATTTCAGATTTTAGTAGAGCCGGTTAATGCTGACAATGACTTAGGGAATTTCACGTCTTTTTTAGGAGACCAAGACCTTAAATCTGGTTTAGACTACGAAACCCAAATTCAAGTTCTGCGTAGTCCTGAGCTAATGGAAAAAGTGCTCGCAGAACTCCAGAAACCCTATCCCGAAATTGATTATGATTCCTTAATGGAGGATTTAACAATCACTCGCTTAGGGGAAACTAAGATTTTAGAAATCAGTTACCAGGGAAAAGATCAGGATCAGATCCTGACTGTTTTAGACCAATTAGCCAAGGTATACCTGGAGTACTCCCTGGAAGAGCGCCAGACTAACTTAAAGCTAGGGATTCAATTCGTTGAAAACCAGTTACCATCCTTACAAACCAGGGTAAATCAACTGCAAAACCAATTACAAATCTTTCGAGAGCGATATCAGTTTACTGACCCGGAAAGCCAAGCTCAACTAATCGCTTCTCAAATGACCACCTTGAAGCAGCAAAATTTAGCCCTTGAACAAGAATTAGTTCAAGCCCGTTCCTATCTTGGTTCTCTACAAGACGAAACGGGAGCCTTGGCGGCTCTTGGTGAGGCTCCACTCTATCAGCAAATCATTGGTCAGTTAAGAACTGTAGAAACCCAAATCGCTGGGGAATTAACTCGCTTCCAACCCCAAAGCACGGCGATTCAACTTCTCCAAACTCAACGGCAAAACCTGCTCCCGATCCTAGAGCAAGAAGCAGAGCGAGTGTTAAACTCCAAATTCGCAGAAGGTGTAACTGAGGTACAAAGGCTTGAAACCCAACGTCAAACCTTATTTGTGGCTCAACAACAGCTAGACCAACAGGCTCAACAAATACCTGCTTTAGTCAGACGATACACCGACTTACAGCGAGAAATACAAATTGCTACGGAGGGGTTAAACCGTTTTCGCTCTACCAAGGAAACCTTGCGAATTCAAGCTGCCCAAACCGAGATTCCTTGGGAAGTCATTGAAGCCCCAGTTCGGGCAGAGAATCCCATCTCTCCTAATATCCCACGTAATCTAACCTTGGGAGCTGTAGCTACTATTCTAGTAGGCATTGGTTTTGCTTTGGTTTTAGAACGATTAGATAACGTTTATCACACTCTCGACGAACTAAAACAACAAACCAAACTGCCTGTGTTAGGGACTATCCCTATTAATAAAAAACTACCAGGAGCCCCAAGTACTAACTCCCTAGAAAAAGTAGGACGTTTCTTCTCTAAACCGTTTACCTGGATAATACCAGGTTTCAGGAAAAAATTAACCGCTTACAGCTATGGTGGGGACGCCCAATTTTCACACTTTTTGGAAGCCATACGAGTACTCAATACCAATATTCAATTACTGAGTTCAGACCGCCCAATCCATTCTGTGGCCATCAGTTCATCTATGCCTGGGGATGGTAAGTCAACCATTGCGCTTTTCCTGGCTCAAACAGCGGCAGCCATGGGAAAAAAGGTGTTACTAGTGGATGCGGATATGCGTAAACCCCAAGTTCATACCAGATTGCAATTACCCAACGAGTTGGGATTAAGTAATTTAATTGCCCAAACCCGATCCCCTGAACAGGTAATTAACGACGAGTTACCTATACCTGGCTTATCAGTCCTCACCGCAGGCAAAATTCCTCCAGACCCTACCAAACTACTCTCTTCCGAGAAAATGAAAGGATTGATCAAATATTTTGAGGATATATTCGACCTGGTGATTTATGATACTCCCCCAGTTTTGGGATTAGCAGATACTACCTTGCTTACTCCTAAAACCGATGGATTGATTCTGGTAACTCGCATTGAAAAAACAGACCGCTTTGCTCTGACCCAAGCTCTTGATAATCTTAAACTGTCTCGAGTTAACGTTTTAGGGATTGTTGCTAATGGTGTTCAAGGTGACGCTAATAGCCCTTACGGTTACTACAAATATGGTTACGGAAACAATCACAAAGAACAGGATTGGGAGGAGGAGGAAGAGAACCTGACATCGACATTGTCCAAGTAAAAGGGAATAGGGAATAGGGAATAGGGAGTAGGGAGTAGGGAGTAGGGAGCAGGGAGTAGGGAGTAGGGAGCAGGGAGCAGGGAGCAGGGAGTAGGGAGTAGGGAGCAGGGATTAGGGAGTAGGGAGCAGGGAGCAGGGAGCAGGGAGTAGGGAGCAGGGAGCAGTAGGAAAGATTTTGGAGGAGTTTTTGGTGTTATGAAAAAGCGATGCAGCAATATTGTTAATCACCTATTTATAAATGTTATAGTTTGCGACTTATGAAATAAGTCTACAGTAATTAACTACACAAAATTATTTGCCTTTTGCCTTTTGCCTTTTGCCTTTTGCCTTTTGCCTATTCCCGACTCCCGACTCCCGACTCCCGACTCCCTGTTCCCTGTTCCCTGTTCCCTGTTCCCTGTTCCCTGTTCCCTACTCCCTACTCCCTACTCCCTACTCCCTACTCCCCACTCCCTACTCCCTAAAAAAAAATCTACCTCACCTATTTTAAACATGCTATATGACCCACCTATTGCTACTAAAATCGCTACCATCAACCAGTGCTTATGCTGGGGTAATACTGGGATTATTAAGGAGGGAATTGACCAAACTCAGTTAGTCCTTGATGATGGAGAAAATGAACGTCCAGACTTTTCCTTTCTAGTGATTGGGGATACGGATTCAGACACGGAATATGGACGGAAGCTGCAAACACAAATCGCTCAAGAATTACGGGAGCACATTGATACTTGTCGCTTTACCTTACACACAGGAGATCTGGTTTATCCCTTTGGATCGGGTGAGTTTTATCTGGAGAAATTTATTACATTCTACCGAGAGGTTTTCGGTATTAGGAGTCCTGTCAAGAAAACTGACACTACTCGACTAGTCTTTAATCACCCGATTTTCCCTGTACCAGGAAATCATGATTACTATGACCTGACGTTTCTGCCCAGATTATTTGCTCAGTTAAGTTTACCTGTACGCCGTTGGTTAAAATCTAAGTTAGGGTTGACCCTAGGTTGGGAGAGTTCTTACCAAGGCAAAGCCTATGCTCACGCTTTTCTTGATTGTTTGAATCAGCCTCACAAGCGCCGTAATTTAGCTGAGTACCTCAACCAACACTATACGGCCAAGACCGAAACCGGAAGATGCCTGCGCTACCAACCTGGTCACTTTACCCGCCTACCTAATCGCTACTATACCTTTAGATATGGCGGCATTGACTTTTTTGCCCTTGATTCCAATACCTTTTGTAGTTCTGACTCTTCCTCTAAACCTAAGGCTGGTCCTGACCGAGAGCAACTAGACTGGTTACAGCAACGGTTAATTGATTCTTGGCATGATCCTCAGGTAAGGGGACGAGTGATCTATCTTCATCACTCTCCCTATTCAACGGAAACAAGTCGATGGGAGCAGCCAGATGCGATCGCAGTTCGTGGCCATTTACGCCAAGTATTGGATCAGGTGGCTGCTGCTATTGGTTCCCTACCCGAAAAACGGCCACTGGTAGATTTAATCTTAAGTGGACACGCCCATTGCTTTGAGCATTTGCGTACCTTTGATACTAAACATGCTGACTCCCATTTAAATTGGCTGGTCTGTGGCGGAAGTGGTGCTAGTTTGCGGCATCAGCGCAAAGATGGGGTTGAAGTGATGGAAATTAGTGGGGGAGGTTATGTTCAAATGGTGGCGCGATCGCTTTTATTTATCGGGCGCAAAGGTAAAGGCAGAACAGCCCGCTCTACTCATACGTTCCTACGGATTGATGTACATAACGGTGTGCCCCCTAAGTTTGTAATTCGGCCATTTATAGTTGAGAAACTCAAGAATAAGTGGAGTAGTAGTGCTATCAAACCCTTTGTGATCCAGAATCTGTAAACACTATGGAATTCAGAACTGCTATATTATAATGCGTTGATAGTCATAGGCCATAACAACAAATGAGTAAACTGCGCAACATACTAATGGGTGCTGGTATAGCAGCAGTCGGTGCGGTCGGAACTAAAATGGCTGTGGATTATTTCCGCAACCGTGATCAAGAAGAAGAGAGGGACGAAAGTGAAGGTGACGCAGAAGCTACCTCTCCCCAAGAAGTTGCCTACGCTATCGTACAAGACAGTTCTGTGCAAAACTTCTTGGATGTTAGCTTTGGAGCTCCTGGTCGTTATGTCCCCACTCGTGCCCCTAAAGTATTCGACTATCAAGACCAACAATATATGGTCATTTGGGCTTACGACAATCAGAAAGAAAAAAACCAAATGTTGGCATTCATCTATACCGATGAGGGTCGTAAGATGGTAGCTAGCGTGGGATATACTGCTGACGCAACGGATTACAATATCAATTTAGACACCACACCTTTCGCTGTTGAAGTGAATGGGGAACAAATTACCTCCGGTCAAGATCAAACTGACGGAGCTGATGAAGTGGATTTTGTCCTAGCTGGTGCTTAAATCGGATTTTTGATTGGATAATCTCTGAATACTAAAAGCGATCGCTTGTCTAGGGTGATAAGCGATCGCTTTTATTTAAAGCTAAACTCTCATGATCTATAGCAATTGTCATGAGGAGTGAGGTAAACAGGATGGGAGCATGTCACTTATGCAGCAACATTAGTACTAAGGTAATAGGTAATGGGTAATAGGTAATAGGTAATGGGTAATAGGTAATGGGTAATAGGTAATGGGTAATAGGTAATGGGTAATAGGTAATGGGTAATGGGTAATAGGTAATGGGTAATAGGTAATGGGTAATAGGTAATGGGTAATGGGTAATGGGTAATAGGTAATGGGTAATGGGTAATGGGTAATGGGTAATGGGTAATAGGTAATGGGTAATAGGTAATGGGTAATGGGTAATAGGTAATAGGTCTGAAGGGGAGCATGTCCTGGATGAATATTTGTACATTATCTATAGCCCCCTCATGGGATTTTTGCTTGCTCTACTGGAAAATAGTACTAATGTTTAAGCATTGCAAGACCTGCTCCCAACAGGATTGTTTACCACTCCCTACTCCCTACTCCCTACTCCCTACTCCCTGCTCCCTAAAACCCAGAACGAAAGTACTGACCCAATTGAAAACAGAGAAATAACAAGCGAGAGTTAGCCACCCAATAAATTAGGTGGCCGGGGAGCGTACCGGGATTCCCATACGGCTATCGTGTCATGGAAGCTGTTTTGTCCTCCCTAGGGTTTCCAGGAACTCAGAAAGGCTTAAACCAGAATCTTTAGCCATTTCTTTTAATCCATTCCAAGCCGTCTCTGTAGTCATGACACTATAGGATTTTTTTCGCACACCATGTCAACTCGGTCTTCCAACTTTTATCTTAGTTTTTTATAACATTTGCTTGACCCCTTAATTTCTAGGCTATATAATTAGAATAGCCTAAAATATCGATAGAATATGTACGGTTGTCAGCAACATTTAATAGCTACGACACCTGAAAACCAAGGGGTTATAGAATTCATCTGTTCAGAAGCAAATAAGTTGACCAATTGCGGGTTATATTATTGCCGTCAAATGCTATTCAAAACTGGCAAATACCTCAATAATTCCGAGTTGGACAAAATAATGAAAACCAACATTCACTTCAAGGCAATGAGATCCGCTTGTGCCCAACAAACATTACACGGAGTTATTGAGTCTTTTAAATCTTACAAAGCCCTCAAGAAGTTATATGACAAAGGGCAATTAGCGGATAAACCTAGAGTTCCGAAGTACCGCAAGAAGGGAGGTCTGGCTGTAGTTAGTTATCCCGCTCGGTGGGTGAAGTTAGTAAAAGGCCAACTCAAGTTTACTTTAGGAAAGCAGATCAAAGCCTGGTTTGGTATTGACCACTTTTTACTACCAATGCCATCTAATATCGATTTCAAATCAATCAAGGAATATCGCTTTGTCCCAAGGAATGGTTGCTTTTACCTGGAATTTGTATATGAAAGACCAAGCCCTGAACCAGTGCTACAGACGAACAATGTCCTAGGCATAGATCCAGGTCTCAATAACTGGCTAACTTGTGTCTCTAACTTGGGAAAGTCTTTCATTATAGATGGCAAAAAAGTTAAATCACAAAACCAGTGGTACAACAAACGTGTAGCTGCGATCAAGAAAGGAAAATCTCAAGACTACTGGGATGAGCGATTGGCTTCTTTGACCGAGAAGCGCAATCGGCAAATGCGTGACAACGTGAACAAGGTGGCTAGATTTATTATTAATTGGTGTCAAAGAAACCAAATTAGTACAATAGTCTTTGGCTGGAACAAGCGTAATAAAGACAGTATCAATATTGGCAAAAAGAATAATCAGCAGTTTGTACAGATCCCTACCGCTAAATTAAAGAATCGAATTGAGCAACTGTGTGTCGAGTACGGAATCAAATTTGTTGAAACCGAAGAAAGTTATACGAGTAAAGCCAGCTTTTTAGATCGCGACTTCCTACCTGTACTTGGCGAGAAACCTAAGGGGTGGGTAGCAAGCGGCAAGAGAGTTTTGCGTGGACTTTATCGCTCTGGAAAAGGCGAATTAATCAATGCCGACTGCAACGGAGCTTGCAATATTTTAAGAAAAGTAGCGACACAACTAGGGTTTCCCCTAGTCGAGGTCGGTAGAGCAGTTTTGAACCTGCCACAACGATACAGATTAGACTCACTATCTAGATCCTATCGTGAAGCGTCACGCAGAGGTGCGACCCCGTAATTAAATTCTTCAAACGGAAAGCGCACCTTAGTGCTTTTAACCAGCGAAGTGACAACAGCTTAGAAT includes:
- a CDS encoding GumC family protein gives rise to the protein MINNISPSPLPVASNNGNFPPLPQGSPWLEPDDSEWDLRLWLTVLERRGLVIVGVAVTGMSFIIPQTLNQEPIYESKFQILVEPVNADNDLGNFTSFLGDQDLKSGLDYETQIQVLRSPELMEKVLAELQKPYPEIDYDSLMEDLTITRLGETKILEISYQGKDQDQILTVLDQLAKVYLEYSLEERQTNLKLGIQFVENQLPSLQTRVNQLQNQLQIFRERYQFTDPESQAQLIASQMTTLKQQNLALEQELVQARSYLGSLQDETGALAALGEAPLYQQIIGQLRTVETQIAGELTRFQPQSTAIQLLQTQRQNLLPILEQEAERVLNSKFAEGVTEVQRLETQRQTLFVAQQQLDQQAQQIPALVRRYTDLQREIQIATEGLNRFRSTKETLRIQAAQTEIPWEVIEAPVRAENPISPNIPRNLTLGAVATILVGIGFALVLERLDNVYHTLDELKQQTKLPVLGTIPINKKLPGAPSTNSLEKVGRFFSKPFTWIIPGFRKKLTAYSYGGDAQFSHFLEAIRVLNTNIQLLSSDRPIHSVAISSSMPGDGKSTIALFLAQTAAAMGKKVLLVDADMRKPQVHTRLQLPNELGLSNLIAQTRSPEQVINDELPIPGLSVLTAGKIPPDPTKLLSSEKMKGLIKYFEDIFDLVIYDTPPVLGLADTTLLTPKTDGLILVTRIEKTDRFALTQALDNLKLSRVNVLGIVANGVQGDANSPYGYYKYGYGNNHKEQDWEEEEENLTSTLSK
- a CDS encoding metallophosphoesterase family protein produces the protein MFPVPCSLLPTPYSLLPTPHSLLPKKKSTSPILNMLYDPPIATKIATINQCLCWGNTGIIKEGIDQTQLVLDDGENERPDFSFLVIGDTDSDTEYGRKLQTQIAQELREHIDTCRFTLHTGDLVYPFGSGEFYLEKFITFYREVFGIRSPVKKTDTTRLVFNHPIFPVPGNHDYYDLTFLPRLFAQLSLPVRRWLKSKLGLTLGWESSYQGKAYAHAFLDCLNQPHKRRNLAEYLNQHYTAKTETGRCLRYQPGHFTRLPNRYYTFRYGGIDFFALDSNTFCSSDSSSKPKAGPDREQLDWLQQRLIDSWHDPQVRGRVIYLHHSPYSTETSRWEQPDAIAVRGHLRQVLDQVAAAIGSLPEKRPLVDLILSGHAHCFEHLRTFDTKHADSHLNWLVCGGSGASLRHQRKDGVEVMEISGGGYVQMVARSLLFIGRKGKGRTARSTHTFLRIDVHNGVPPKFVIRPFIVEKLKNKWSSSAIKPFVIQNL
- a CDS encoding RNA-guided endonuclease InsQ/TnpB family protein, with protein sequence MYGCQQHLIATTPENQGVIEFICSEANKLTNCGLYYCRQMLFKTGKYLNNSELDKIMKTNIHFKAMRSACAQQTLHGVIESFKSYKALKKLYDKGQLADKPRVPKYRKKGGLAVVSYPARWVKLVKGQLKFTLGKQIKAWFGIDHFLLPMPSNIDFKSIKEYRFVPRNGCFYLEFVYERPSPEPVLQTNNVLGIDPGLNNWLTCVSNLGKSFIIDGKKVKSQNQWYNKRVAAIKKGKSQDYWDERLASLTEKRNRQMRDNVNKVARFIINWCQRNQISTIVFGWNKRNKDSINIGKKNNQQFVQIPTAKLKNRIEQLCVEYGIKFVETEESYTSKASFLDRDFLPVLGEKPKGWVASGKRVLRGLYRSGKGELINADCNGACNILRKVATQLGFPLVEVGRAVLNLPQRYRLDSLSRSYREASRRGATP